CTTGAGGGAATTTGAAAAATATTCTATAAAGCATATTGATCGAAGTCTTAATAAGGAAGCCGATCGCCTCGCCAATCGGGCGATTGACGAGAACTATTGATCTTTTACATTTTAAGAGAGCTGGCCGGATGGCTACTGGTTAACCAGAGGAAAGTCCGGGCTCCACAGGGCATGGTGCAGGCTAACGGCCTGACGTCGCAAGGCGATGGAAAGTGCCACAGAGACGAGCCTTTCGACTCAGCCTCGAGGCTTCGCTCAAGGCAGGTCTTAAAAGGCCTGTGGTGAGCGAGTATAAGCGAGTCGAACCAGTGAAACGCGGCAAACCCCACCTGGAGCAAGATCAAGCATACCGCATCCCACCACCCGCTGACCCGGCGGGGTCTCCGAAAGGGGCGATGCGGGGGGTTGATCGCTAGAGGCTGTCAGTGATGGCGGTCCCAGAGGAATGGTCATCTGAAAAACAGAACCCGGCTTATGAGCCAGCTCTCTTATTTCTTTTTTAGACCCGTCGTCTTAACTGGGAAAAGGAGAGAGAATCAGGGCCGGCTTCAGACGATCGAGAATGGGGCCTTGATAGATCTGGGAGAAGTTGGAGATCGATGGAATCAATGACCGCGAAGGTGGCGGTACGGTTGTCGGACATTCCTCCTAATTCGTGAATGTGGGCTTTGATTGAGGCAACATAATTTTGAGTCTCCTCGAATGGAGGGATGCCGCCATGTTTTTCGACGTTGCCAGGCCCGGCATTATAAGCAGCTAACGCCTTGTCTAGATTTCCGTCGAATCGATCGAGCATTTCACGTAGGTACTTGCACCCACCATCAATATTCTGCCCGATATCGTAACGATTGGTGACACCGAGCTCTTTAGCTGTCTCCGGCATTAGTTGCATCATTCCAGCCGCTCCGCAGTGAGAGGTTGCACCCTGCTTAAATCCACTTTCCTGTTTGATAACGGCGAGGATCAGTTCTGGAGGGAGGTTGTATTTTGCTGAAGATTTGATCACCGAAGAATAGACCTCTTCTTTAACCTTGTGATCCTTAACCTTTCCCAAGGTCTTGGCAAACGGATTGGTTATTGGCTGGCAATTTTTGGTCTCCTGTCCCTTTTCTGTCCTGGGAGCCCCCTGATTTTGAATGGGCCTGATCATCAATTGACCTTAGAGAAGCATTTTCCGTGCCTAAAAATCAAAAAAACGCGCTAAATTTAACAAACAATTTCAATGAGTTGTAATTCATCACCGGTTCAACGGGATATTTAAGGGATTGGCCTCCCCAGTTGAGGACGAGGAGTCTCATCCCTACCCCCGTCTTTTTTGATAGCTTCTGAGTATCTCTTTTAGGTCCTTTCTCGCAAGTCGCTCTCTCAATTGATCCATCTTTTTCTGAAACCGCAGGTTTCGCTGGTCTGGCGAGGCGTAGACACGTGAAATCGGAACTCCTCTTTTTTCTAATTTTCCCTCCTGAGTTCCGCTTATTTCTTGTCCCTTCTCGGCAACGGCGCGTTTCCTTTCCCCTCTTCGTTCCTCAAGCGGCCTTGTTTTAACCGGGAGATACCTCTGGACCCCCTCCTCTGGATATTGTCTCAGTTGGTCATAGACCAGGGCAACTAAAACGAGCGTCATTAGAATGAGAATTAGTTTAAATTTCACCGGTGCTCCCCCCTTCTCCACACGGGTTTTCATCCAGTTGATCGGGAATCGTTCCGCCCGCCTCCTCAAACGGTTCGAGGCAGGAGTTGGCAAAACCAAGGATTCGTATACGGGCGGCAACAGGGACACCCGCCTGTTTAAGGGCTTGCGCAGCAAGTTCCCTTTCTGTGGGATTATCGCCTGTCAGCGCTGTCAACAGATTGTGGCTTTCTTCTTCAAGTAGACCCTCTGATGAGGCAGAATAACGAAACCATACGTCCGCCAAGGCAGAACAGATCGCCGCCTTGGCCCTTTTTTTGATATAGGGAAGCTGGATGTTGCACCGGGGACTATCGGGGCAGAAGAAGACCTCATTGATGAGGAAAACAGTTTGTACGGTCGGAGCGACCGCCATCGAGAACAGGATGCTGGACAGGGGGTCAGGGGCCCTCATGAGCATGCAACCATCCACCGTAGTATCCAGGAAGTAGGCACATTGGTTTTTCCAATTTTCTCCCTCCTCCGTTTTGATTTCATCAAAGGAGGTGTAAAGATCAATTTCTCCCTGGCTGAGAAGACCGGTTGCAGGAGGATTGTCGCCCGCCTGACAGAACCGGACCGGTGGAAAGTTAAAGTCGAACAGTCCTCCTGCTTCAAGGTAGGTGGTGAAGTCGTCGTAACTTCGGTAGTGGGTTTTAGCCCCGATGCGGGTGATTCTAAAACTTGGTTTTAAAGGTCCACCCGCAAGAAGCTCTGTGGCATCACAGGCACCCGAACTCGGTCCGGCGAGTGAACAGAGCTGGTGGTAAGGAAACGGGAGACGATTCACTGCCAAACTGGAATCGGAGGTCTCAATCTCCTCTTCACTGAGATATTGGCTTTCATAGTAGAAATTTTTGACCGTTTTATTCAAAAGACCGGCTAAATCATTTTCGTTTTGGATATTGTCTGCTTCATCAATGACTGTTTTGTTGATCGCCTCGGCAATTTCATCCCCCAAATCAAAGAGCCAATCACCCAATTCGATGAATGTCATGACGATCGGTGCTGTAGCGAATCGGACAACATTCTCTGCCTGTTCCAGGACACATCCACCAAAGAATTCACGAAGACCTTCAACCAGACGAAAGTCTCCAAACGCCTCAAAGGCGTCGGAACAACCGTCAAAACTCCAGCTGTAGCCGATCGACGGTTCTTCCACGGAGGGGGTACTCGTGATCAAGCGGCGGACTCCTATTCCAACTCCATTCAGTTCAACTTCAGAGTCTGCTGTTTCGTAAGGCTGGATCTGTCTTAGGGCGCCATGAATATTGGCGGTCATGTTATCGAGATCGACTTCGTAATCACTGGGGAGGGTCCAAAGGAGCAGGATGTTGAGCTGATTAGCAATGACCGTTACCAAACCGGAGATAATAATTTCCACCCATCGGACGATCCACCCGATGAGCCATCCCCACCAGCGCTGACGGAGCCACTCAGAGATCTCAACAAGGATGCGGAATTCCACTGTCAATGTACCAGCCCGAAGATTAAGGTTGAATTTTCCGAGATTGAGTTTGGTGGCAAAATCGACCCCAGCAGCAGAAACAATGTACTGTTCAAATCTCCAGCTTGAGCTGGCGAAGGGGATTGTGCCACTCGAGGGAGGGGCCCACAGACCGGGGAGGTCATTCCGAAAAACGAAGTCATGGCCAGTGCAACCAAAGCGGGAGACCTTGTCCTGAAATGCCGTAGACTCGGCCTCCGAAAGCCCGGTCGTGATGGCGGAAACAGGTACTACAAGGGCAATGTTCTCCGGTGCAACATCAACGGCAATGAGGGGGTCGTTCGAGACGAAGGGATCATTGTGGCACCGAAGCGGCGTTGAGAGCGCTGAGGCACCGGCACTTTCACTCTCCTGCAGAACCGTTTCCAGAGGAAGGGGATCGATGGGACGGACCACTTCGTCCATGAGATGGTAATTCTGGGTCCTATCCGAAGAGCTGTTGCAGGCACCAAAAAAAGGTTTTTTGTAACTGTAGTAAAGGCCATTCTCAGGCATTCCCTCTGCATCGTCACAGACACTGGAGGGGATATCGGCGATCAGCTCTGTGTAAGGAAGCGGCGACTTTTCTGTTGTTGTTGTGTAGTCATGCACGGGGGAGTGAGTTGGTAGGTAGTTAAGACGGGTCTCTTCTTTGAGGTCGAAGCCCCATTCCTCTTCCGAGGTGGCTGTGAGGTCACCGTACCAACGGACCTTGATCCAGCCCCCATCATACCTCAGTCCCTCAATGTGGAACGCCCTTAGTCCATCATACTCAACATCCGTATCGATCGTCTCTCCCAGGGCATCCCGAACGACCTCACGAAGATCGAGAATACGGAGCGGCCTGATTTCACAGGACAGGTCCTGTTCGTCGCATTCATAGGCGTCTCCCATTTCGTTTGTGGCGGTTGAGGGAAGTTCTGAGAGCGCCGACCGGAAGGCGGAACGTGCGATCCAATAACGACTCGAATTGGCGGGGACCTCCAGGCGCATCACCGGAACAATCTGATGCCGATCCTCTTCCGGTATCTCGGTCAGGATACCTGGAACATCATCGGTGTAGACATTGTCCGGATCGTCATCTTCGTCGAACGGATAGGCAACGTCGGAGCTGCTTGGCTCAAACGAGACACTGATTTCAGGATCCTTGAACTGTGGGCAGTTGGGAGGTGTTGGCTGCTGATGATGGGATGGCTGATTTTGATGGGGATCGGTCGGTCTCCAAAACCCCTGCAGATCCTCGCAAGGGGGAAGCGCAACAACGGTACCGCCGGCGGGGGTATCGGGGCATTGGATCTCTTCCCGACATTTGTTCTTTCGGTACTCCTCTTCATATTGTCTGCACTGGGTTGATCTTTCGGAGGGGTCCGGTCTCTCCCCCGTTATATCGCTTCTTTTTGTTGCTGTTCCGGTAGGGTTTGTAGGAGAACCCGTCGTATCAATACATTGGATGACGTAATGATCCCCCAAGCAATCGGTCGTCGTGATTGTTCTTATTCTGGGATCGGCTTTTTGGACCGGTTTTTTATCTTTGACCGCTTTTATGGAAGGTGTGTCACAACAATGTTCCTTGATGTTATCAGCAATCATACTGCAAGAGACGGGCAGTTTTTTGAGGGGACTTATGATCTTCGTATTTGGACCTGCATTCCCCCGGGGGCTTACTAGTAGAAGAACGAGAGAGACAAAAAAGTGAAAAAATAGGGAAGGGGCTCTCTCCTTGATAAAACGATAGGGCTGCATTGTTGCCTACTGGTAGGAGTTAACGCAAACCGCATGCCACATCGGCAGTGGATCCAATAAAAAATATCAAACAATTACAGCCAGATAAGAAAGCCCCCTCACTTGAATTATTATCAAAATGATATTTGGGTGATCAAAATGAGAAATTCGATTTAGTGCGGTCGCCCTATCCGCAAATAGTGACCGATATTGGCTCGTCGGTCTTTTAAGGGAGTTATCAGTCCTTCCCGTGATGTCATAACCGTTTGAACGCCGGGGCCATGACCTGCCAGATGAGAGTTTCCGTGCACAACAACGGCGATCGAGACCGCCCCCTTCTTGTAGGACCAGCCAAAGGTCGATTCGTGATCGATGATCGCCACAAAATCACCAAAGCGGAGATTTTCAAGACCATATTTCTTCAAAACGGAAGGATCACTTGTCTGGATATCGTAATCTCCCTTGAATGAATCGTTGTGCCCTAAGCCTGACCCCATCAACTCTGCCGGGACAGTAGCCACCACCGGAATTTGTAGTAGGGGCGCTGCTTGCTGCGCCCGAGCTAGCGACCGTCTCCTTTTGATAGTTTGAATGGGTATTTTTTTGAGAAGTTTCGGATCAAGACTGGTAATCGTTACCTCTGGATAATCGAGTAGCTTGAGTCCTTGTCCTACTCCCCGGATCAAAATTTTGTCATCGTAAGTCAGTTTTTGCAAAACCGGGCTGGGGAAATCGATCAGGACATGTTCCACACCACCATGATGACCGGTTACGACCCCCTTTTTCCCCTTGGCAGCACCGGAGATGAGGGTTGCTTCGTTACCAATGCAGCTAAACGCATTAAAACTTAAGTTTGGATTTGATGTCCGGCGGTCATTAAAACCACCGGAAATACAGGAGACGCCTGGTTCGATGTGATCCGACTCAAAACCGAAAACTGAGTCACCAATCTTGACGTTGTAGGTGATTCCACCAACAGAGGGGTAGATCTTTCCCTCTCCCCGGCGCGTTATCTCCCAACCAAAACAGAGTGGTGGGATAATCGAACCCTGAAGGGCAAATTCAACGAGCTGTTTTTCGTTGGTGCGCAACATGGGCGCCTTTAAACCACCTTGTTTTGTGTTTGACAAGTAAGATTCGAAATAGCGTTGTTTTAGGCAGTCACGGCATCCGCTAACACGGTATCTGACTTAACTTCTGTCCGATGTTTCTCTACAAATTCTGCCAAGCTCTTGAAATGAAAATCGACTTTAACATTTTGGGGGGGTGGGGGGGTTGCGCCGGATCCCTTTTGGCCATGACGTCGATCAATCCACGCGGTGGTCAAACCAAACTCCTTGGCTGGAACATGGTCATGAAAAAGACTTTGAGCGGTATGCAATATTTCTGATCGGGTGAAACCAAGAGTCTCAAGTTTCCGCAACATGTATTCAAAATTTTTAGGATCAGGCTTATAGGAACCGATCTCTTCTGCGGTATAAATAGCATCAAATTTTACTCCTAACCGTTTGTTGCTCCCTGAAAAACTCGCCTGATCAACATTCGATAAAATAACGAGTTTGTAGTGTCGCTTGAGATATTGAAGGGCCTCTACCGTATCTGAAAAGGCAGGCCAGCTTGGAACGGAGCCTCCAAAATTTTCTGCTTCTTTGTTACTGACATCGATGTTCCATTCACCTGCTATCCTTCTATACACCAGAGCCAACAGATCTGAATAACGCATGCCAGGGGTTTCAATTTCCTGTCTATTTTCATGCTTGGCAAATGTCTCCAGGATCTTTTCTTTTTGTTCCAAGAGACCTTTTTTCTTTGCAATAGATTGCAAGGCATTCAGGATCCCTGTTTCCCAATCGATGAGAGTTCCATAACAGTCAAACGTAAGAACCTTGAAACCGGAAAGCTTCATAGGAGGGACCTCTAATGACCCAAATTTTTCGAGGTGCCCATAGGTCTTATTTTGGAGCCAGCATTCTCTTGGGATCAAGGTGTTTGTTGATTTCTGCCTCAGAGAGGATCTTTTCGGCGAGCAGGAGTTCCCGAATCGTCTTATTGGCTTTGTAGGCCTTCTTGGCAAGTTGGGCCGCCTTGTCATAGCCGATCACTGGGTTCAGATTGGTTACCAACATCAGGCTTTTCTCCAGGAGCTCCTCGCAGCGTTCCTGATTGGCCATGATACCGTCCACGCACTTTTCAGCTAGCATGACACTGGCAGTCGTAAGCAGTTCAATCGATTCAAAAAGATTTCCGGCAATCAGTGGCATCATGACGTTTAGTTCAAAGTTTCCATGTTGGGCGCCCAGTTGGACTGCCAGATCGTTCCCCTGAACCTGGGCCGCAACCTGCATGACCGACTCTGGAATGACGGGGTTCACCTTTCCCGGCATGATTGAGGAACCCGGTTGCAGTTCTGACAAGAGAATCTCACCGATGCCGCAACGAGGACCCGAAGAGAGCCAACGGAGGTCGTTAGCAATCTTCATCAAAGAAACGGCGATTGTCTTGAGGGCCCCACTGGCAAAGACACAGGCATCTTTTGCGGCCTGGGCCTCGAAGTGATTTTTGGCCTCGTAAAACTTCAACCCTGTCTTTTCCGAAAGATAGTTGCAGACCTTTTCCGCAAATTTTGGATCTGTATTGATCCCGGTCCCAACGGCTGTCCCTCCGATGGCAAGCTCGAGGAGGTCTGGCAAGATTTTTTCCAGCCGGACTATTCCATGGGTGATCTGGGAGGCATAACCGGAAAACTCCTGTCCCAATGTGATGGGGGTTGCATCCTGCAGATGCGTTCGGCCCACCTTGATGAGGTCCCTAAATTCTTTTGACTTTTTGGAAAGGGAATCCTCAAGCTTTTTCAATCCAGGAATCAATCCCTTAGCGACACCAATAGCGGCCCCGACATGAATGGCGGTGGGAATCACGTCGTTGGAGGATTGTCCCTTGTTGACATGGTCGTTGGGATGCGCCGGCTTTTTAGAACCGATGGAACCACCCAGCTCGGGATTGGCGAGGTTGGCGATCACCTCGTTAGCATTCATGTTGGTAGAGGTGCCGGAACCGGTCTGATAGATATCCAGAATAAAATGCCTGTCGTGTTTTCCCTCGGCGACTTCCAACGCCTTGTTCGCAATTACTTTAGCAAGTTTTGAATCGATTTTTTTGAGATCTTCATTGGTACGAGCGGCCGCCCACTTGATCAGCCCTAAGGCCTGGATAAATTGTCGGTCAAACCTCCTCTGTGAGACTTTAAAATTCTCGACAGCCCTCTGGGTGGAGGCACCATAGAGAGATTCGTCAGGGATTTTGATCTCTCCCATCGAATCAGATTCGGTGCGAAATTTCATTAGATGGGGGATTAACTTATCCGTCCCCCACCCGCAAATGTTTTTTGTTGTCCTGTTCTGTCTTTAAGCACCCCTCTGTTGAAAGGGGCGGTAAAACAGTCACCCGGTCTTTAAAAGACCGATAGATTGCCAGACCCATCAAGGCTGAAGGGGCTGTCACTGCCATAGCCCCACGTACAAGACTGAGAAATGGTATGGATCGATCTGTCATTGGTAGACCGGTCCCTATGATAAAGGACCAAAATCGGTGGCTCCTGTTTTTTTCTGAAAGGTGGCTCGAGACAAAAAGCCAAGAGAAGAGAAAAGCAGCTGATATTCCGGATCCAGTCCAGCAATAATCAACGTTCATTGCCTCCGTGGATTTGGCCACATCCTCCAGGGTCGCCCATAGGGCGGCATGATTATCATAATTTGTACGTTCCATGAGCCCTTCAATATACGGCGGTCTGTGGGTGATTCGTCCCTCCTGTAACCCCAGGTCAATCTCAGGATAATTTTTTTGATAGGTATCCAAAAAGTGGTTATATCGCCGTTCCAATCCTCTCTTCTTTTCTCTGTCTGGTAATTGATGATCTTGACGGATTTTGTTGACATCTTCTCGCAAGAGGCAGGCAGCTTCCCTGAGCTGACCTCTTCTGATTAAATCGGCGTCGTGAAACATACCATAGAGGTATCGGTAAGGCAGCTATTTGGTTGTCAGTATTGATCGAACGAGCGCTAGGAGGTGATTTTTAGAGAAAGCGTCAAAACGAATCGCGCCACCGGCTCTGGCCCAAATTTTTTAGGACAGGTGGCGGTCATGTTGATTGGTTGACTGACTCGTTCACCGGTTCGGATTGTTTCCTCAATCAGCTGATGGATCTTCTCTCCCTCTTCGCAGATAAAATGGGTATCGGCCTCCGCCCTTTTCAGAAATTCTGCCTTGTAATCCTTGAAGATGATGGAGATATTCTTTCCGCTCTTTTTAATTAGGCTCATCGTCATGAGTCCACCGGCACAGTCGGCGCCGATCGCGAGTGTTCCAAAATACATCGATTTGAAATGGTTTCGTGTCAGATAGTTCAATGGAATCCGGATCTCGCAACGTTTCTCGGAGAGATCAAGAACCTTTGGCCGAACCAAAAAGATGAGTGGTACCTTGATCAATCCGAAGAGGCGCAGGTACCAGGTCGCTTTAAAAAAGCTCAT
This genomic interval from Deltaproteobacteria bacterium contains the following:
- a CDS encoding lytic transglycosylase domain-containing protein; this encodes MIRPIQNQGAPRTEKGQETKNCQPITNPFAKTLGKVKDHKVKEEVYSSVIKSSAKYNLPPELILAVIKQESGFKQGATSHCGAAGMMQLMPETAKELGVTNRYDIGQNIDGGCKYLREMLDRFDGNLDKALAAYNAGPGNVEKHGGIPPFEETQNYVASIKAHIHELGGMSDNRTATFAVIDSIDLQLLPDLSRPHSRSSEAGPDSLSFSQLRRRV
- a CDS encoding DUF4438 domain-containing protein translates to MLRTNEKQLVEFALQGSIIPPLCFGWEITRRGEGKIYPSVGGITYNVKIGDSVFGFESDHIEPGVSCISGGFNDRRTSNPNLSFNAFSCIGNEATLISGAAKGKKGVVTGHHGGVEHVLIDFPSPVLQKLTYDDKILIRGVGQGLKLLDYPEVTITSLDPKLLKKIPIQTIKRRRSLARAQQAAPLLQIPVVATVPAELMGSGLGHNDSFKGDYDIQTSDPSVLKKYGLENLRFGDFVAIIDHESTFGWSYKKGAVSIAVVVHGNSHLAGHGPGVQTVMTSREGLITPLKDRRANIGHYLRIGRPH
- a CDS encoding haloacid dehalogenase type II: MKLSGFKVLTFDCYGTLIDWETGILNALQSIAKKKGLLEQKEKILETFAKHENRQEIETPGMRYSDLLALVYRRIAGEWNIDVSNKEAENFGGSVPSWPAFSDTVEALQYLKRHYKLVILSNVDQASFSGSNKRLGVKFDAIYTAEEIGSYKPDPKNFEYMLRKLETLGFTRSEILHTAQSLFHDHVPAKEFGLTTAWIDRRHGQKGSGATPPPPQNVKVDFHFKSLAEFVEKHRTEVKSDTVLADAVTA
- a CDS encoding class II fumarate hydratase — its product is MKFRTESDSMGEIKIPDESLYGASTQRAVENFKVSQRRFDRQFIQALGLIKWAAARTNEDLKKIDSKLAKVIANKALEVAEGKHDRHFILDIYQTGSGTSTNMNANEVIANLANPELGGSIGSKKPAHPNDHVNKGQSSNDVIPTAIHVGAAIGVAKGLIPGLKKLEDSLSKKSKEFRDLIKVGRTHLQDATPITLGQEFSGYASQITHGIVRLEKILPDLLELAIGGTAVGTGINTDPKFAEKVCNYLSEKTGLKFYEAKNHFEAQAAKDACVFASGALKTIAVSLMKIANDLRWLSSGPRCGIGEILLSELQPGSSIMPGKVNPVIPESVMQVAAQVQGNDLAVQLGAQHGNFELNVMMPLIAGNLFESIELLTTASVMLAEKCVDGIMANQERCEELLEKSLMLVTNLNPVIGYDKAAQLAKKAYKANKTIRELLLAEKILSEAEINKHLDPKRMLAPK
- a CDS encoding DUF4442 domain-containing protein, which codes for MSFFKATWYLRLFGLIKVPLIFLVRPKVLDLSEKRCEIRIPLNYLTRNHFKSMYFGTLAIGADCAGGLMTMSLIKKSGKNISIIFKDYKAEFLKRAEADTHFICEEGEKIHQLIEETIRTGERVSQPINMTATCPKKFGPEPVARFVLTLSLKITS